The Alphaproteobacteria bacterium genomic interval AGGACATTTAGTGAAACCTCACGCCGAAGTGGGCGCCGAGCCGATGGACGGGCGAAGGGCGCGCAGGCGCCAGCTATTGCCGGAGGCACGGTGGTTGACGAACACCTCGTCGAGGGATTGCCACGGCCCCTCGTCGAGGGCGGTCCAAAGCGCGTTCATTTTGTCGTCTCGACTCCCGCCTTCGAGGACGGCACGGGTGATCGAGAGGATCAGCACGCCATCCGGGGCGAGGAACGTGGCATAGCGATGCAGTTCCTCGAGGGGATCTTCGATGAAATAGGCGACCTCATTGAAAAGGATCGAATTGAACAAAACGCCTGCCGGTGGCGTGAAGGTTTCCGCCGAGGCGTGAACGAAGGTTGTAACGGAAGGGTCCGCCCTTGCCGCTTCGATGGCGGCTGCCGAAAAATCGACGCCCATGTAGGACGTAACGCGCGTGCGGTCGAGCAAGTGGAAAAGCTGCCCCGCACCGCAGCCGATGTCGAGTACCGCCCCCGGGCCGAAGAGATGGACGTAGAGGGCCGCGACCGCAAGGCGCGCTTGCTCGCGAGGCTCGGTCAGATACGTCCATCGCCCGGCCCGATAATCCCGATCCCAATCGGCGGGGTCGCGCGTGACCTTCGCCCGTGTCGTCTTGTCATTCCTTCCGGATTTGACGGCCATCCCCAAGCCCCGCGAATGCTTCGATCAGGCGGCGACCTCACGCTTGCCGCGATTGATCAGATAGAGGTTGCGGAAATAGACGACAAAGCCGCATGCCTGGCCGAGTGTGAACGGCCAGCTTTGGATATGGATCGCATAGACAAGGCTGACCGCCGCCCCCGCGATGCTGAAATACCAGAACGGCATGGGAATGACGCTCTGACGCTTGCGCTCGCTCGCAATCCATTGCACGACGAAGCGCGTGAAGAACATGCCCTGACCAACGAAACCCACAGCCATCCAAATCTTATCCGCCAACATTCCTCACTCCTCGCAATCGATGGTCGCCGTGGCCGGACGCCGCATCAGCCAATAGACGCCGAGCAGGTCGACGATTCCGGTCAGCAGCCGATTCCGCAATCCGTATTTCGATTGACCGGAGAGCCGCGCGCGGTCCGCCACGTCGATGAAATCCACCTCGCCGCCGTCGCGCTGAATGAGGGCGGGCAGGAAGCGATGACTGTGATCGAAGCGCGGCAGGCGCAGGAACGAATCGCGCCGGCAAAGCTTGAGCCCGCATCCGGTGTCGGGCGTGCGATCGCTGAGCACGCCGCTGCGGATCTTATTCGCAACGATCGAGGACCAGCGCTTGAGCCGGGTATCCCGCCGCCGCCAGCGCACGCCCGCGACCATGCGCAGTGCTGGCCGCGCGGATTGGGCCGCCATTCGCTCGATGAGGCGCGGAATGTCGGCAGGATCGTTCTGGCCGTCGCCGTCGAACATCACAAGCCAATCCCCCGCCGCCGCGTCGACCGCGGACCAAAGTGCGACACTCTTGCCGCGGTTCTCGCGATGGCGCACCACGCGAAGATTGTCATGGCGCGCTTGCGCGGCGCGCAGGCGCTCGGGCGTGCGGTCGGTGCTCGCGTCGTCGCAATAGACGACTTCGAACGACTCTCCAAGGCGCTCCATCACGGGATAGAGTTCCGCGACCACGGGATCGATGTTGTCTTCTTCGTTATAGACCGTGATAGCGACGGAATATTTCGGCTTTATCGGTTCGGCGTTCGCCCGCATATCGGCACTGCTCATGCGCACTCCATGGCCGGGAAAGAGGCGCCCCGGCCGACTGAAAGCGGCCTCCTTCTAACCTTTTTGGGGACCGATCTCAACCGAGCCGGCGGGCGATTCGATGGTACGCCAGCAAACGATAGCGGGCTATTTGGCGCTTTCTCTGAGGCGCGCCACGATCGCGGCGCGCTCGCGCGGCGAGAGGCCGGACCACGCCGCGATCTCCGCGATCGTGCGACGGCAGCCGAGGCAACGGCCGGTCGCGGGATCGAGGCGGCAGACGCCGATGCACGGCGAGAGGGTGTCGCCGACCGGCCCTGCGGCACCGGCCCGACTGTCATCCTCGGAGGCGTCGTCGGTCGTCATCGGCGCGCACTATGGCGGAATGACCGAATTCCCGCAACGTCGTGCTCAGACGTGAAGGTCGACCCCGGCAGCGCCGTTGTTGTGAATCGCGACGGCGTTCAGCACGTCGCGGTAAGCGGCAATGCCCGCCGGATGCGGGTCGATATAGACGCCCTCCGAGAGACCCTCCTGCGTGAATTGCTGGGCGAGGAAGGTGCTGGCTTGAAGTGGCGTCGGAGGGCCGCTATCTGCCGCGCTCGGAATCGCGGCATTGAATGTCGGCGGCGCCTTGCCGGCGAGATTGGCGGCGTCGCTGCCTGCGTCGTCGACGTCGAGAATTTGAAACGGGGGAACGTGGCTGGCGCCCGCATCGTAAGTCGCGGCAAACGCACTCGAGCGATCCAGACCCTCGGTCGCATTCGGCCGCGTCCGTTCCGGTGCCGCTTGCGGAAGCGGTGCGAGGAAAAGCGCTCTCGATGCCGGTTGCGTCGCCAATCCACAATCCTCTCAAAGACTATATTACAAAAACTTTAGACAAATACAAGTGAAGAAAATAAGTTAACAGAAAAAATCACGTCATAGTTAATTTTTATTAACAACGACAAAGTATATTTCCGAAATTTCCGGGCCTTTACAGTGATTTTCCTGTTTGCTGAAGGAAATCGCCATGCCGACAGTGGCTGCGGCGATATCGGCGCGCAGGATTGTGTCACGTCCATGAGCTATGCGCTGAAGCGGACTGGACAGGGCCGCCGATCCGCCTTAGAGAGGTGACGCATTCTGGCGGTCCGACAAATGAAGAGTGCACTCGTCATCATCGACCTGCAGCAGGGGTCGTTCACATCGGCGACGCCAAAGCACGACGCCGTCGGCCTTGTCAGACGGCTCAATGGCTTGGCCAGCACCGTTCGTTCGAAGAACGGGGCGGTTGTGTTCGTTCAGCACGACGGACCGCGGGGCGATCCGCATCACCCGGACGAGCCCGGGTGGCGTCTTCTTCCCGACCTCGATTTTCGCCCTGGCGACACGGTGATCCGGAAATCCTCGTGCGATGCCTTTCTGAACACAAGCCTCGAGGATTTTCTTCGCTCGAAGGGCATCGAGCGGCTCATTCTCGCGGGATGCGCCACGGACTACTGCGTGGACACCACGGTCCGCAGTGCGCTCGCGCGGAGCTATCCGACGATCGTTCCGGCGGACGGCCATACCACGTCGAACAGGCTCCATCTGACCGCCGAGAAAATCATCGAGCATCACAATGCGATCTGGGCGGATTTCATCGCCCCCGCGGGGCCAGCGACGGTTTGCCCGTGCGCTGCCGTGCCGCTTGCCTGAGCTCGAATGCTTGGCGAATGCGCACGGCGGGTATCGCGTCGTTCGTCATCGACCATTAACCATGCATGCTATGGATAGGTGTGCTTGCGTCAACCTCTCCGCACGGCAAAACGCGCCGTTGCGGGCTTTTTTAATCAATCCTTAAGAGCCCCGGCCCTATCGTCGATATCGGATATTCATCCGGTGTCCCCGACACCCCGGCGTCCAATTAGGACAGTGCCGCCCTTCAGGTAGGAGTCGAGCTCAATGCAGGACGCATTGCGCGCAACAGGCGAAGAAGACGGGGAACTGATCCGGCTCAAGGCGGCACTCGCGGCCTCGGGCGATATTCTCTACACATGGGATCTGGCAACCGACCGGCTTACCTGGATAGAAGGGGCTGCGGCGGCCCTCGGGATCGCCAGCCTCGAATCGGCCATGTCCGGCGAGGGCTTCGAACGCCGTCTCAACCCCGAGGACATTCCTGCCCGGCGCATGGCGCTTGCCAACCACATGGCGACGCGCGAGCGCTATGAATGCGAATTTCGCGTGCGTGCGGACGACGGTGAGTTCCATTGGGTGCACGATCGAGGGGCTGCGGATTTCGACCGCAACGGCGTTTCCTTGCGCATGCACGGCATCCTGCGCATCGTCACGGCACGGCGCGAGGCGCAGGCGCGTCTCGAACGCCTGGCAAGTCACGACGATCTGACCGGCCATTATAACCGCCAGCGATTGCGCGAGGCGCTGAACCAGGCGCTCGTCTACGCAGCACGCTACGACGTGAGTGGGGCCTATTTCGTCATCGGCATCGATCGGTTGGCCCTCCTCAACGAGGTCTACGATCCGGCGACCGTCAATCGCGTGATCGTCGAGGTCGGAAACCGGCTCGACTCCTGCTTACGCGCGAGCGATGCGATCGGCCGGACCGGCGACGACAGCTTTGGCGCCGTACTTCCCCAATGCGGCGAAGTGGAAGTCCCCGTCGCGGCCGAGAAGATTCTCGAATGTGTGCGGGCACACCCCGTCGAGACGGCTTCGGGGGCCATTCACGTGACCGTCTCGCTCGGCTGCGTCACGTTTCCCGCCGATGCCCGCACGGTGCACGATGCGATCGCCAAATGCGAGCTCGCACTTCACGCAGCACAACAAACCGGGGTCGACAACTTCGTCTGCTACCGCTCGACACCGGCGGAGCGGGACAATCACCGCCGACAACTCGGCATCCTCGACGAGGTTCAGTCGGCGCTCAAGGCAGGGCGGCTGGTTTTTGCCTATCAACCGATCGTGACGGCGTCGACCCACGCGGTCGCCTATTACGAGTGCCTCATGCGGCTCGAGCGCGAAAACGGCACTCTTGCCCCCGCGGCGGATTTCATTCCGGTCGTCGAACGCCTCGGCCTCATACGCTCGATCGACCGACGCGCCCTTGAACTCGTGATCGCCGATCTCGCCCTCCATCGCCACGTGAGCCTTGCCGTCAACGTCTCGAGCATCACGATCTTCGACCGCTCGTGGCTTCGCCTGCTCACCTCGCTTGTCAAGGGCAGACCCGACATCGCCGAACGGCTCCTTGTCGAAATCACGGAGACGGTGGCGATTCCCGATATCGAGGAGATGGCGCGTTTCGTTCGAGCGCTCCGCGACCTCGGCTGCAAGGTCGCCCTCGACGATTTCGGCGCCGGCTATACCTCGTTCCGGCACTTGAAGGCTCTCACGGTGGACATCGTGAAGATCGATGGCGCTTTCGTGCGCAAGCTCTCGGAGAATTTCGACAATCAGCTTTTCATCCGTACCCTGATCGGCCTCGCCGAGGGGTTCGGTCTGGGTGCTGTCGCGGAATGCGTCGAGACGGAAGCGGATGCGCGCCTGCTGGAGGCCGAGGGGGTCGCCTATCTACAGGGCTGGCACTTCGGCAAGCCGATTGTCGACCCGGACTGGCGGATTCAAAGATCGCGTGTCGAGATCGGCCACTCCGAATCGGACTATCGTCGGCTTCAGGCGTAACCCGTAGAGGCCCGGCCTCAGCCCTTGCCGCTCTTGCCGAGTTCCTCGAGCTGGCGCTGCAGCGCATCGATTTTGCCGCGCAGCTCCTCGAGCTTGGTCGCTTCGCCGTCCTCCGCTTCCTTCGTCTTCGCTTGATCGCTGGCTTCGCCCGAGAAGGGCGTGAACATCTTCATGGCGCGTTCCATCATCGACACGTTCTGGCGGCTCAGCTCCTCGAGCGAGCCGAAGGGGAAGAAACCGTCGAATGCGCCTTTCATGTAAGTGCGGAACTTCTCCTGGTTCTGGGCGAACGCCTTCATGCTCGATTCGAGATAGCGCGGCAGCATGCCGCCGAGGCTATCGCCGTAGAAGCCGATGAGCTGGCGCAGGAAACTGATCGGCAGGAGGGCCTGGCCTTTGGCCTCCTCCTCGACGATGATCTGCGTCAGAACGGAGCGCGTAATATCCTCGCCAGTCTTGGCGTCGTAGACGACGAAATCCTTGTTTTGTTTTACCATCAGACACAAGTCGTCCAGCGTTACGTAACTGCTGGTCGCCGTGTTGTAGAGGCGCCGGTTGGCGTATTTCTTGATTGTGATCGGTGTTTGAGCGCCGTCGTCCGTTCCAGCCATGTTCGCGCCACTTGCAGGAATTTGGAACTTGTCTCGCCGGGGCCAGTATAATTCTATTTATGCTGCAGCGCGCAAGATTCTTGATGTCCGCGTACAATGCGCAAAGCGCCTCAGCGAGGGTTGCGTCACTGGCCGCGGATGAGGTGGTTCGTTATACTCGAAACCGATGTCAGAGCCGTCCGAACTCGAGCGTCTGGTCCGTCGCTATCTCGATCTTTGGCAGGAACAGTGGGCGGCAATGGCTGCCGACCCGGAGCTGGCGGACGCGTTCGCACGCTGGTTCGCGGCCTGGAACCAGGCCGGTGGTGCGATGTTCGCCGGATTGATGCCCGGCATCAACCAGTTTTCGCCGCGGGATTTTCCCTCGACTGCGGATGGGGGTCATGGCGGATCGTCAGAGGAGCGACGCGAAAACCGGGGTCGATCGGACCGCTCGCCGACGCCTCGGGCCGCGTCCGCTGGAACTTCATCTGGGGACGGCAGCGTGGACGTGGCTGAGCTCGCGCGGCGCCTTGCCGCTCTTGATGAACGGCTCGCTGCCGTGGAGGCCGGAACTGCTGCCGGCGGCGACAGAGCTTCGAAGAAACCTCGACGCCGTCGCACCTGACGCCTTCGCTCGCGCGCTCGACCGTGAAATCAACCATCGCCTGGAGCGTTATCTGGCAGGCGTGGAACGCTACCGCCACCATCCCTACCACCGCGATCTGACGCCAGCGCCAACGATCTGGACCGATGGTGCTACCCGCCTTCTCGATTTTGGCGTCGGCGAGGCTGGGCGTGCTAAGGGCCGGCGAAAGGCTCTGCCGATTGCACTTTTCGTCCCCTCCCTGGTCAACCGTGCCTATATTCTCGATCTCGCGGAAGGCAACAGCTTTCTGCGCTGGGTCGCTGCTCACGGTATTCGCCCGCTCCTCGTCGATTGGGGAAGGCCCGGCGAGATCGAACGCGGCTTCGATCTCGGCGATTTCATCGCAGGCCGGCTCGAGCGCGCGCTCGACGTCGCCATAAGGCTTGCGCGCGGCCCGGTGGGAGTTGCTGGCTATTGTATGGGCGGCAATCTCGCCCTCGCCCTCGCGCACCGTCGGCCGCGCGATGTCGCAGCCCTCGCCCTCCTCGCGACGCCGTGGGATTTTCACGCCGACCGGCCCGAGCTTGCGCGCGCGATTGCCGCATTCTCGGTGCCGCTTCTCGCCCTCGCCGACCGCCTCGGCGAGCTTTCGACCGACATCCTCCAAGCGCTGTTTTACTTGCTCGATCCTTATCTGGCGCCGCGCAAATTCCTTCGCTTTGCGGAATTCGAGCCGGGCTCGGCGCGCGAGCTCGCGTTCGTCGCTCTCGAAGATTGGCTCAATGACGGTGTGCCACTGCCGGCCAAAGTCGCACGCGAATGCCTCGTCGGTTGGTATGGCGATAACACGCCCGGCAACGGCACTTGGCGCGTTGCGGGCGAGATCGTCGATCCGCGCGAGATTGCATGCCCGACGTTGATCCTGGTCCCCTCGCAGGATCGGATCGTGCCGCCAGCTTCGGCGGACGCCTTGGCGCGGCTTATTCCCGGCGCCGACCGGATGCAGCCGAATCTCGGCCATATCGGGATGATGGTGAGTGCTGGGGCCGAGGCGGGCGCTTGGCGGCCGATTGCCGATTGGCTCGTCCCAAGGCTCCGCCGCCCTTCCTTGCCTTCGCAGGTGCAACAGCCATATAAACACGAATAGATTAGGGGAGCAGTTCGCACCGACTGAGGAGGATCATTCCATGAACGACGTCGTTATTGCCGCCGCAGCGCGGACCGCGATTGGCGCCTTCAACGGCGCTTTGAGCAGCGTGTCGGCATCCTATCTTGGCACGATCGCAATCCGCGAAGCGCTTAAGCGCGCGAAGGTCGAAACGGGCGAGGTCGACGAAGTGATCATGGGTCAGATCCTTACCGCCGCCACCGGCCAGAACCCGGCTCGCCAAGCCGCCATCGCGGCCGGCATCCCGGTCGAAAAAACGGCTTACGCCGTCAATCAGCTCTGCGGCTCCGGGCTGCGCACGGTGGCACTCGGCTATCAGGCGATCAAAGTCGGCGATAGCGGGATCGTGGTTGCCGGTGGACAGGAAAGCATGAGCCAAGCGCCCCACTGCGCTCATTTGCGCAATGGCGTGCGGATGGGCAATTTTGAGTTCGTCGACACGATGATCAAGGACGGCCTTTGGGATGCCTTCAACGGCTACCACATGGGCAATACGGCCGAAAACGTCGCCCAGAAATGGCAGATCACCCGCGAGCAGCAGGACAACTTCGCGCTCGCCTCCCAGCAGAAGGCGGAAGCGGCACAGAAGTCCGGACGATTCAAGGACGAGATCGTCCCCGTGACGATCAAGGGTCGCAAGGGCGACACAGTGGTCGACGCCGACGAATATCCGAAGCACGGCACGACCCTCGACGCCCTTCAGAAGCTGCGTCCTGCTTTCGACAAGAACGGCTCGGTCACCGCCGGCAACGCCAGCGGAATTAACGACGGTGCTGCGGCTCTCGTCCTGATGACCGACAAGGAAGCCGCCAAACGGGGGATCAAGCCCCTCGCCAGGATCGTCTCCTGGGCCACCGCCGGCGTCGATCCGGCGATCATGGGTTCGGGCCCAATTCCCGCAAGCCGCATGGCCCTCAAACGCGCGGGCTGGTCGAAGGACGATCTCGACCTCATCGAAGCGAACGAGGCGTTCGCGGCCCAGGCTTGCGCCGTCAACAAGGACCTCGGTTGGGACACCAGCAAGGTCAACGTCAATGGCGGCGCCATTGCGCTTGGCCATCCGATTGGGGCTTCCGGTGGCCGCGTGTTGACCACGCTCCTCTTCGAGATGCAGAAGCGCAACGCCAAGCGCGGCCTCGCGACACTCTGCATCGGCGGGGGGATGGGCATCGCCATGTGCGTCGAGCGCGGCTGACGGCTCATCCCTCGGACAGGCGATCTCGAATTCCATGCTTCCGACGGGGCGGTCATCGCGACCGCCCCTTTCGATGCCGCATGCGTCAGCCAAGCGATGGGAGGCCCAATCGACCGCACGGCACATTTTTTCTGAACGAGGTGTCGTCATCCCGCGATGGGCCCGCCGCTTTCGGGCGGCTGCTTTTTGTGGTTTCATCGTCCAAGGGCAAACGATCGGATAGGGAGGGGTAAATGGCACGCGTTGCGGTTGTGACGGGCGGGACGCGCGGCATCGGCCGGGCGATCTCCGAGGGGCTTAAGAATGCCGGGTACAAGGTCGCCGCGAATTACGTGGGAGACGACGTCAAGGCCCAGAAGTTCAACAGCGAGACCGGCATTGCGGCATACAAATTCGACGTCGGCGACTACCCCTCCTGCGAGGCCGCCGTGAAGCGCATCGAGGAAGAGATCGGTCCGATCGATATTCTGGTCAACAACGCCGGAATCACACGGGACAGCGTGCTCCATCGTATGACCCCGGATCAATGGGCGGCGGTAATCTCCACCAACCTCACGTCGTGCTTCAATATGTGCCGGGTCGTGATCGAGGGTATGCGTGCGCGAAGCTTCGGACGCATCGTGAATATCGGGTCGGTGAACGGGCAGGCGGGCCAATACGGTCAGGTCAACTACGCGGCAGCGAAGTCGGGCATTCATGGCTTTACCAAAGCGCTCGCCCAGGAAGGGGCTGCCAAGGGAATCACGGTGAACGCCATCGCACCCGGCTATATCGATACCGAGATGGTCCGCGCCGTGCCGCCAAATGTGCTGGAAAAAATCGTGGCGCGCATTCCGATCGGCCGTCTCGGCCACGCCGAGGAAATCGCACGCGGCGTGTTGTTCCTTGTTTCGGACGACGCAGGTTTCATCACGGGATCGACGATTTCAATCAACGGCGGCCAGCACATGTATTGAGCGCAGGCGCGGCCACCGGCCCGCCGAACGCGCGACGGCGGGCCGCGCCATCGCCCAGTCGCTCGCGCGACTATGGTTTGGTCGCTGCCGCAAGTAGGCTCTCGTCGCTCGCGCGACTATGGTTTGGTCGCTGCCGCAAGTAGGCTCTCGTCGCTCGCGCGACTATGGTTTGGTCGCTGCCGCTCCGGGCTCAGGCGAGGGCTCGGTCGCTTGGAAGCGATCACAGAATTCGCGGAAGGCGCCGCTCGCAACGTCTGAAATCGCCCAATAGGTCATCGAACCGTCCGACCATTCGGCTATGTTTTCGCCGCGGTGCACGCTCGTGCGGATCGGGCGCGCGCTGCCCTCGCTCGGCCAGATGAAGAGCGTGAGGACATGTTTCTGATAATGATAGATCAGGGCAGCCACGGTGCGCCCGCCGATGTAATCGACGCGGCCGCCCACAAGCGCGAAGCCGTAGGCGGTGAGATCCTTGACCGGAACGCCGAAATCCAATCTGGCGTCGAGCCAGGGCTTGACGGTGTGCTGATCCGTGGAAACCACGTCGATGAGGCGGTTGTCGGACTGCATCGCACGGACATGGCTCGCAAAGACTTCGTCCGCGGTCGCAGCGGAACCGTTGGGCCCCGTGTAATAATAAGTGAGCGCCGAACTCAACCCGGCTACCAGGACGAGGGATGCCGCGATGCGGAGCCACTCGCGCGGCGCCTGGCGCCGCGAGGTGCGGCCCGGAAACGCAACGACAGCCTCCTGCGCCAACTCCTCACGGATTGCTTGGTGAAGGGCCAAGGGTGCTGCGTGATACTCGAGCCGCTCGCGCATGACTTTGCCGAGTGCACGCCGGCTCTCAAGCTCGGCCTGGCAACTCGGGCAGGTCGCGAGGTGCGCTTCGAGTTCGAGACTCCGCTCGACCCCGAGCTCGCCATCGGCGTATGCATCGATCAGCGCACGTGCCTCCAGGCAATTCATCGCGCCACTCCGGCTCCGGTCGTTCCGTCAAGCTCAGCGCGCCGGCTCAGGATCTTTTGCTGCAGGAGCGCGCGCGCGCGCGAAAGGCGCGACATGACGGTACCAATCGGGATTTTAGCGATTTCGCTGATCTCCTTGTAGCTCAACTCCTCGATCTCCCGCAGGATCAGGATTTCTCGATAATCGGTCGGAAGCTCCTGGAGCCCCTCGTGGAGCAGCTTGCGGTCGGCCTTTTCGATCAGGTGGGCTTCGGGTGACGGCATCCCGTGCCCGGCCGCCTCGAGTGCGCGCTCGTGCTCCGGGTTCAGCCGTCCCTCGTCATCCTCGCTCATCGATTCCGTCTTCGGCCGACTCTTGATCCAACTGTAGCAGCCGTTCCTTACGATACTCAGCAACCATGCCTTGGCGTTTCCGCCGTGAAAGCCATCGAAATATTTGAAGGCCCGAAGAATCGCCTCCTGGGTCACGTCGTGGGCGTCCTCGCTTCCCCTCAACAGCCAGCGCGCCAAATTGTACGCGGCATCCAGATGAGGAAGCATTTCGCGCTCGAACCGAGCCCGCTTGCTGTCGCCTGGCATGCCCTTATCGTCTCCACCTGTCACAAATATACCCAAAATCGCCGTGATTTATTCCCGGCCGGGCGGGGCTTTATTAGCACCGAACACGCTTCCGTGAAGCGGGAATTTTTCGGCGGCCCCTCAGGTCATCCCCTTATCGATCGGCCTTGGGCCGGTTTGCCCGCCGAACGTTCACCCCTGGGTCGAGGGTGGGTCCCGAGTTGGAGCCGGCACGCCGCTCCTTATCCCGGGACTCGTCCGAGATTGACAGGAACGGCAGCAGAATCAAGGAGACGGCTATGACAGCCAATATCTCGAAACGCGACTTTCTGAAGTTGGCCGGCGTGGGCGGCGGCGCTGTATTCGCCTCGTCCTTGCCCGGCTATGTGTCGAGCGCCGCCGCGGCGGAAAAAGGCGAATTCTACTTCGTGCAGCTCTCGGATACCCACTGGGGCTTCACCGGCGACAAGGTCAATCCGGACCCGAAGGGCACGCTCCCCAAGGCGATTGACGCAGTCAATGCGCTGCCGGAAAAGCCGGACTTCATCGTCTTCACGGGCGACATCACCCACACGACCGACGACGACAAGGAACGCGACCGCCGCATGGTCGAGGCCAAGGAGATCATCATCAAGGGTCTCAAGGGTCACCGGATCTACTTCCTCGCCGGCGAGCACGACGCCTCCCTCGACAATGGCGCGGCCTTCAAGAAGCACTTCCACAAGACCACTTACTATTCGTTCAACCACAAGGGCGTGCACTTCATCGCGATCGACAACGTCTCCGATCCGAAGGCGATGATCGGCGAAAAGCAGCTTGCCTGGCTCGCCGCCGATCTCAAGAAGGTCAAGAAGAACCAGCAAATCGTGGTCTTCACGCACCGCCCGCTCTTCGACCTAGCGGCCGATTGGGACTGGGCCACGCCGGACGGCCAGAAGGCGATCGATATGCTGATGCCATTCCCGCACGTGACGGTTTTCTATGGCCACATCCACCAGGAAAACCATTACATGACGGATCACATCGCCCATCACGCGGCAAAAGGCCTGATGTTCCCGCTGCCAGTCGCGCATTCCGTGCCGAAGAAGGCGCCAATTCCGTGGGATCCCGCGGCCCCCTATAAAGGCCTCGGCTTCCGCGGGGTCGAAGACCAGCTCAAGCAAGCGGAGATCGAGATCATCGAATTCCCCGTGGTGAAGGCCTAGGGGCCATGACGATCGGGGCACGACGAATTGCGGTCGGTCTCGCCAGCATCGTCACCTTCGCCGCCATCGCGGCGGCGACGGCGACGGTGGGGGCCGCACCCGAGCCGCAAGTCATCAAATTGTCGGTGAAGAAGTTCGAATACAGCGTAAAGCAAATCACCGTCAAAAAGGGCACGCCCGTGGTGATCGAGATTACAAGTCAGGATCGGCAGCACGGCTTCAGCCTGCCGGACTTCAACGTGCGCGCCGACGTCAATCCGGGACAGGTGGCGCGCGTTACCTTCACGCCGGACAAGTCGGGCGAGTTCGATTATCTCTGCGACATCTTCTGCGGCGATGGGCATGAGGATGTGAACGGAAAGCTCGTCGTCGAGGAGTAACGGTTCCCCAGGGTCCGCTTCGGCGCTCGCTGTCTCGATTGCGAGCCGATTCCAGGTGTGCATATCCGCTCCCCCGCTATGCTTACGCGGATGTCGGGGTGGACCCAAAAAAGAAGCCCTCGCCTCCCCCGGGCGAGGGCTTCACTTTTTGCCGCCTGGGAATTTTTTGCCCCTTCCCGCGGTTCAATAGTCATTGGGCAGGCCGCGTCCCCGTGGGACCTTTGAATGGAGTAGCCGAGCATGATTCGACGCATTCCGACCGCGCTGACCGGTGCAGCAGCCTTTGTTGCGATTGCCGCCGCGGCGGCGACCGTGGGCGCCGCCCCTGCACCGCAAGTCGTCAAGATGACGGTGAAGAAGTTCGCGTACAGTGTGACGGAGATCCACGCCAAGAAGGGCGTGCCGCTCGTAATCGAGATCACGTCGCAGGACCGGCTCCACGGTTTCAGTATCCCGGATTTCGGCGTACGCGGCGACGTCAACAAGGGCAAGGTCACGAAAATCGCCTTCACGCCGGACAAGGCCGGCACCTTCGAATATCTTTGCGACATCTTCTGCGGCGATGGACACGGCGACGTGAACGGCAAGTTGATCGTCGAGGAATAGCACTTCGCGACATCCACGGCGCCGCGATGAGGTGCCGTAGTGGGGACCGTGCCCTCTCTTTTTCCGTCGGAAGCGGGGCCGGCCGGACCTCCGGACCGAAATCCAGGGGCGAGGTCTAGTCATGCGCGTCTCGGCAATCGCATACGCCGACGCGGATCGTCGCGACAAGTGTGGCAATGCGCCTTCAAGGGACAGGAGGAGGCGAGGGCTCGATCCTACCCG includes:
- a CDS encoding cupredoxin domain-containing protein — its product is MIRRIPTALTGAAAFVAIAAAAATVGAAPAPQVVKMTVKKFAYSVTEIHAKKGVPLVIEITSQDRLHGFSIPDFGVRGDVNKGKVTKIAFTPDKAGTFEYLCDIFCGDGHGDVNGKLIVEE